A genomic window from Eriocheir sinensis breed Jianghai 21 chromosome 9, ASM2467909v1, whole genome shotgun sequence includes:
- the LOC126995935 gene encoding exocyst complex component 5-like: MLNQYIQELEQDPFDGEEFVERLAWRVNASVSAPGSSDNVFNPDLLHEAFTQAIKDLQVLDERTAKKCERIEAAVREEEVRYWHNIAQLLEHNKEAFQSFQELDSHINSVATKVVHLGDQLESVNTPRSRAVEAQRLMNHFREFLLPGPLVSEVFTDKSKIYEAADVIQKLHLIAQELPSGKFEEAKAKIAEKYDETERSLIMEFVKAHRAGDKDRMKEIASTLSHFKGYSQCIDAFIEEAQHGSLRSRDMYQEVVPLCRNSEVLIREVFTNPDQVMGKFVLNIFQGQLQEYIQLKLDNKSVPELYLKNLHELYCQTVKLCTELQAFNLGNDSQFLSKLTKSIFQRHLHSYISVETRFLKEKFSIILGRYYDNKGHQKKNIQSGGINDIRRNIQDVIGTKANINIGPAVENYGGETFLSEEVAISLLQETKQAFKRCQMLSTQSDVHNNAVQIFDLLAKALLIEHVDYAIELGLQVIPGGEVRSPPEMSFFEVVHQSSSMMNLLDKLFSDTLVPLVISTPKHGDCLQKKKQLGSTLEQKLDLGLDRTLSAIVSYVRHVLTVEQKRTDFRPENDDMLITNVTVACQRVVRYINLVVERIRDSLDGHNLESGLLELGLRFHRTILDHLMKFEYSATGAMAVICDVNEYRKCVANFKIPQVNSLFDTLHTLCKLLQVSPENLKMVCSGDQLSGLDRTVLVNFIQLRSDYKTAKLGNQLK; this comes from the exons GACCCTTTTGATGGAGAAGAGTTTGTGGAGAGGCTGGCATGGCGTGTCAATGCCAGCGTGTCTGCCCCAGGCTCCTCTGACAATGTGTTTAACCCAGACCTCTTGCATGAAGCCTTCACGCAGGCGATCAA AGACCTGCAGGTCCTGGATGAGAGGACAGCCAAGAAGTGTGAGCGCATTGAGGcagcagtgagggaggaggaggtgcgctACTGGCACAACATTGCCCAGCTTCTGGAACACAACAAG GAGGCCTTCCAGAGTTTCCAGGAGCTGGACAGCCACATCAACAGTGTGGCCACCAAAGTTGTGCACCTTGGAGACCAGCTGGAGAGTGTCAACACCCCTCGCTCTCGAGCGGTGGAGGCCCAGCGCCTTATGAACCACTTTAGGGAGTTTCTCCTTCCGGGCCCACTGGTCTCCGAGGTCTTCACAGACAAGTCCAAG ATCTATGAAGCAGCAGATGTGATCCAAAAACTGCACCTCATTGCTCAGGAACTTCCTTCGGGCAA GTTTGAGGAAGCCAAGGCCAAGATAGCAGAGAAGTATGACGAGACTGAGCGTTCCCTCATCATGGAGTTTGTGAAGGCCCATCGTGCTGGGGACAAGGACCGCATGAAGGAGATTGCCTCCACTTTGTCCCACTTCAAGGGCTACTCACAGTGCATTGATGCTTTCATTGAGGAGGCACAGCAT GGATCGCTGAGGTCCCGTGACATGTACCAGGAGGTGGTGCCCTTGTGCCGGAACTCTGAGGTGCTCATCAGGGAAGTGTTCACCAACCCAGACCAAGTGATGGGCAAGTTTGTGCTCAACATCTTCCAAGGACAGCTACAA GAGTACATCCAGTTGAAGCTTGACAACAAGAGTGTACCAGAACTGTACCTGAAGAACCTGCATGAGCTGTACTGCCAGACAGTGAAGCTGTGTACAGAGCTTCAGGCCTTCAACCTCGGCAACGACTCCCAGTTCCTCTCAAAGCTCACCAAGTCCATCTTCCAGCGACACCTCCACTCCTACATCAG tGTAGAGACCAGATTCCTGAAAGAGAAATTCAGTATTATTCTGGGCCGATATTACGACAACAAGGGTCACCAGAAGAAGAACATACAGTCTGGGGG CATCAATGACATTAGGCGTAACATCCAGGACGTGATAGGCACCAAGGCAAATATCAACATCGGACCGGCAGTGGAGAACTATGGTGGAGAAACATTCCTGTCTGAGGAGGTGGCCATCTCCCTCCTGCAGGAGACCAAGCAGGCCTTCAAGAGGTGTCAGATG CTCTCAACACAGTCTGACGTACACAATAACGCTGTTCAGATATTTGATCTCCTTGCCAAGGCTCTCCTGATTGAGCATGTTGATTATGCCATTG AGTTAGGGCTTCAGGTGATCCCAGGAGGTGAGGTGCGGTCACCCCCAGAGATGAGCTTCTTTGAGGTGGTGCACCAGAGCAGCTCCATGATGAACCTTCTTGATAAGTTGTTCAGTGACACCCTTGTACCCCTGGTGAT CTCAACTCCCAAACATGGAGACTGTctacagaaaaagaaacagctgGGCAGCACCCTGGAGCAGAAGCTGGACCTCGGCCTTGACCGCACCCTCTCAGCGATTGTCAGCTACGTGCGGCACGTCCTTACAGTGGAGCAGAAGAGAACGGACTTCAGGCCAGAAAATGACGACATGTTGATCACCAATGTTACTGTG GCCTGCCAGCGTGTGGTGCGTTACATCAACTTGGTGGTGGAGCGAATTCGGGATTCCCTTGACGGCCACAACCTGGAAAGCGGGCTGCTGGAGCTGGGCCTCAGGTTTCACCGCACCATCCTTGACCATCTCATGAAGTTCGAGTACAGTGCCACTG GAGCGATGGCAGTCATCTGTGACGTGAATGAGTACAGAAAGTGTGTCGCCAACTTCAAGATACCTCAGGTCAACTCCCTCTTTGACACACTCCACACCCTCTGCAAGCTGCTGCAGGTGTCCCCAGAGAACCTGAAAATGGTGTGCTCAGGAGACCAACTG AGTGGCCTGGATCGCACTGTTCTGGTGAACTTCATTCAGCTTCGCTCGGATTACAAGACTGCCAAACTTGGAAACCAGCTGAAATAA